Proteins from one Oryza sativa Japonica Group chromosome 12, ASM3414082v1 genomic window:
- the LOC4351753 gene encoding mADS-box transcription factor 13 isoform 2 (isoform 2 is encoded by transcript variant 2), whose translation MGRGRIEIKRIENTTSRQVTFCKRRNGLLKKAYELSVLCDAEVALIVFSSRGRLYEYSNNNNVKATIDRYKKAHACGSTSGAPLIEVNAQQYYQQESAKLRHQIQMLQNTNKHLVGDNVSNLSLKELKQLESRLEKGISKIRARKNELLASEINYMAKREIELQNDNMDLRTKVNTYQIAEEEQQLQQVTVARSAAMELQAAAAAQQQQQNPFAVAAAQLDMKCFFPLNLFEAAAQVQAVAAQRQQIIPTELNLGYHHHLAIPGAAAADAPPPHF comes from the exons ATGGGGAGGGGCAGGATTGAGATCAAGAGGATCGAGAACACGACAAGCCGCCAGGTGACCTTCTGCAAGCGCCGCAACGGACTTCTCAAGAAGGCGTATGAGCTCTCCGTCCTCTGCGATGCCGAGGTGGCTCTCATCGTCTTCTCCAGCCGTGGCCGCCTCTACGAGTACTCCAACAACAACAA TGTGAAGGCTACAATTGACAGGTACAAGAAGGCGCATGCTTGTGGCTCAACTTCTGGTGCACCTCTCATAGAGGTCAATGCTCAG CAATACTACCAGCAGGAGTCTGCCAAACTGCGCCACCAGATTCAGATGCTGCAAAACACCAACAA GCACCTGGTTGGCGATAATGTGAGCAACCTGTCACTGAAGGAGCTGAAGCAACTTGAAAGCCGCCTGGAGAAAGGCATTTCAAAGATCAGAGCCAGGAAG AATGAACTGCTGGCTTCAGAGATCAATTACATGGCCAAAAGG GAGATTGAGCTTCAGAACGACAACATGGACCTCAGAACCAAGGTAAATACATATCAG ATTGctgaggaggagcagcagctgcagcaggtGACGGTGGCCCGGTCGGCCGCCATGGAGCTgcaggctgcggcggcggcgcagcagcagcagcagaatccgttcgcggtggcggcggcgcagctggaCATGAAGTGCTTCTTCCCGTTGAACCTgttcgaggcggcggcgcaggtgcaGGCCGTGGCGGCGCAGCGCCAGCAGATCATCCCCACCGAGCTCAACCTCggctaccaccaccaccttgccattcccggcgccgccgccgccgacgcgccgcctcctcactTCTGA
- the LOC4351753 gene encoding mADS-box transcription factor 13 isoform X2 has translation MGRGRIEIKRIENTTSRQVTFCKRRNGLLKKAYELSVLCDAEVALIVFSSRGRLYEYSNNNNVKATIDRYKKAHACGSTSGAPLIEVNAQQYYQQESAKLRHQIQMLQNTNKHLVGDNVSNLSLKELKQLESRLEKGISKIRARKNELLASEINYMAKREIELQNDNMDLRTKIAEEEQQLQQVTVARSAAMELQAAAAAQQQQQNPFAVAAAQLDMKCFFPLNLFEAAAQVQAVAAQRQQIIPTELNLGYHHHLAIPGAAAADAPPPHF, from the exons ATGGGGAGGGGCAGGATTGAGATCAAGAGGATCGAGAACACGACAAGCCGCCAGGTGACCTTCTGCAAGCGCCGCAACGGACTTCTCAAGAAGGCGTATGAGCTCTCCGTCCTCTGCGATGCCGAGGTGGCTCTCATCGTCTTCTCCAGCCGTGGCCGCCTCTACGAGTACTCCAACAACAACAA TGTGAAGGCTACAATTGACAGGTACAAGAAGGCGCATGCTTGTGGCTCAACTTCTGGTGCACCTCTCATAGAGGTCAATGCTCAG CAATACTACCAGCAGGAGTCTGCCAAACTGCGCCACCAGATTCAGATGCTGCAAAACACCAACAA GCACCTGGTTGGCGATAATGTGAGCAACCTGTCACTGAAGGAGCTGAAGCAACTTGAAAGCCGCCTGGAGAAAGGCATTTCAAAGATCAGAGCCAGGAAG AATGAACTGCTGGCTTCAGAGATCAATTACATGGCCAAAAGG GAGATTGAGCTTCAGAACGACAACATGGACCTCAGAACCAAG ATTGctgaggaggagcagcagctgcagcaggtGACGGTGGCCCGGTCGGCCGCCATGGAGCTgcaggctgcggcggcggcgcagcagcagcagcagaatccgttcgcggtggcggcggcgcagctggaCATGAAGTGCTTCTTCCCGTTGAACCTgttcgaggcggcggcgcaggtgcaGGCCGTGGCGGCGCAGCGCCAGCAGATCATCCCCACCGAGCTCAACCTCggctaccaccaccaccttgccattcccggcgccgccgccgccgacgcgccgcctcctcactTCTGA
- the LOC4351754 gene encoding L10-interacting MYB domain-containing protein isoform X1, whose translation MAFNFDWSRSRSRSRCSQTSRLHRPAPQKPRGSRSPFVPQLLLLQEPNSAQLHHRSSRPSAAAAAAALHRLPAGRLHPHRAVPPSSPRTEVQMTEAAEWNDENTKIICELYAEQVRAGNRPSTHLNSIGYSQVALKFQQRTHLLYTKRQLKNKWDKLRNEYTIWKKLLIRGSGLGWDSTKGTIAADENWWNKTNTELPGAKKFRKAGMKNLDHLRVMFDDIASNGVDHTPVPATSSPSTLESPVNVANLDGLDNDMEDNDDTQLEEESPLNRNKKRPRHANNANKNKSSRTEIALLMQAQLKGMADLAEKAQATFENFTSLVGSLGSSIQYVMTLVQECGARSGSDEHFIATELFVSREQREMFLTLSTAEERLEWLRRKYKAKYGA comes from the exons ATGGCTTTTAATTTCGACTGGAGCCGGAGCCGAAGCCGGAGCCGCTGTTCCCAAACGTCTCGGCTCCACCGCCCAGCTCCGCAGAAGCCACGCGGAAGCCGGAGCCCATTTGTGCCCCAGCTTCTCCTGCTCCAGGAGCCCAATTCGGCTCAGCTCCACCACCGCTCCTCCcgacctagcgccgccgccgccgccgccgccctgcaccgtctccccgccggccgcctccacccgCACCGCGCGGTGCCCCCCTCATCACCAAGAACGGAAg TGCAGATGACAGAAGCTGCTGAGTGGAATGATGAGAACACTAAAATTATCTGTGAACTTTATGCTGAACAAGTTCGGGCTGGAAATCGACCAAGTACTCATCTCAACAGCATTGGATACAGCCAAGTTGCATTGAAGTTTCAGCAGAGAACTCATTTGCTTTACACCAAGAGACAACTTAAAAACAAATGGGATAAACTTAGGAATGAGTACACCATCTGGAAGAAATTGCTTATAAGAGGGTCAGGTTTAGGTTGGGACAGTACAAAAGGAACAATTGCAGCTGACGAAAACTGGTGGAACAAGACAAATACA gAGTTGCCAGGTGCAAAAAAATTCCGCAAAGCTGGAATGAAAAATCTGGATCATTTGAGAGTGATGTTTGATGATATTGCCAGTAACGGTGTGGATCATACACCGGTGCCAGCAACAAGTTCGCCATCTACTCTGGAAAGTCCTGTAAATGTTGCTAATCTTGACGGACTAGACAATGACATGGAAGATAATGATGACACTCAGCTGGAAGAGGAGTCTCCCTTGAATCGGAACAAGAAAAGACCTCGCCATGCTAATAATGCTAACAAGAACAAGAGTAGTAGGACTGAAATTGCTTTGCTCATGCAAGCTCAATTGAAGGGTATGGCAGATTTGGCCGAGAAAGCACAGGCCACTTTTGAGAATTTCACCTCCCTTGTTGGCTCTCTAGGATCCAGCATTCAGTATGTTATGACATTGGTTCAAGAATGTGGAGCACGGAGTGGAAGCGACGAGCATTTCATTGCAACTGAGTTGTTTGTCAGTAGAGAACAAAGAGAAATGTTCTTGACTCTGAGTACCGCTGAGGAGCGTCTAGAATGGCTTAGAAGAAAGTATAAAGCTAAGTATGGTGCTTAA
- the LOC4351754 gene encoding L10-interacting MYB domain-containing protein isoform X2: MTEAAEWNDENTKIICELYAEQVRAGNRPSTHLNSIGYSQVALKFQQRTHLLYTKRQLKNKWDKLRNEYTIWKKLLIRGSGLGWDSTKGTIAADENWWNKTNTELPGAKKFRKAGMKNLDHLRVMFDDIASNGVDHTPVPATSSPSTLESPVNVANLDGLDNDMEDNDDTQLEEESPLNRNKKRPRHANNANKNKSSRTEIALLMQAQLKGMADLAEKAQATFENFTSLVGSLGSSIQYVMTLVQECGARSGSDEHFIATELFVSREQREMFLTLSTAEERLEWLRRKYKAKYGA; this comes from the exons ATGACAGAAGCTGCTGAGTGGAATGATGAGAACACTAAAATTATCTGTGAACTTTATGCTGAACAAGTTCGGGCTGGAAATCGACCAAGTACTCATCTCAACAGCATTGGATACAGCCAAGTTGCATTGAAGTTTCAGCAGAGAACTCATTTGCTTTACACCAAGAGACAACTTAAAAACAAATGGGATAAACTTAGGAATGAGTACACCATCTGGAAGAAATTGCTTATAAGAGGGTCAGGTTTAGGTTGGGACAGTACAAAAGGAACAATTGCAGCTGACGAAAACTGGTGGAACAAGACAAATACA gAGTTGCCAGGTGCAAAAAAATTCCGCAAAGCTGGAATGAAAAATCTGGATCATTTGAGAGTGATGTTTGATGATATTGCCAGTAACGGTGTGGATCATACACCGGTGCCAGCAACAAGTTCGCCATCTACTCTGGAAAGTCCTGTAAATGTTGCTAATCTTGACGGACTAGACAATGACATGGAAGATAATGATGACACTCAGCTGGAAGAGGAGTCTCCCTTGAATCGGAACAAGAAAAGACCTCGCCATGCTAATAATGCTAACAAGAACAAGAGTAGTAGGACTGAAATTGCTTTGCTCATGCAAGCTCAATTGAAGGGTATGGCAGATTTGGCCGAGAAAGCACAGGCCACTTTTGAGAATTTCACCTCCCTTGTTGGCTCTCTAGGATCCAGCATTCAGTATGTTATGACATTGGTTCAAGAATGTGGAGCACGGAGTGGAAGCGACGAGCATTTCATTGCAACTGAGTTGTTTGTCAGTAGAGAACAAAGAGAAATGTTCTTGACTCTGAGTACCGCTGAGGAGCGTCTAGAATGGCTTAGAAGAAAGTATAAAGCTAAGTATGGTGCTTAA
- the LOC4351755 gene encoding AP-2 complex subunit sigma, whose protein sequence is MIRFILLQNRQGKTRLAKYYVPLEDSEKHKVEYEVHRLVVNRDPKFTNFVEFRTHKVIYRRYAGLFFSMCVDITDNELAYLECIHLFVEILDHFFSNVCELDLVFNFHKVYLILDEFILAGELQETSKRAIIERMGELEKLE, encoded by the exons ATG ATCCGGTTCATCCTGCTGCAGAATCGGCAGGGGAAGACGCGGCTGGCCAAGTACTACGTCCCGCTCGAGGACTCGGAGAAGCACAAGGTCGAGTACGAG GTGCATCGGCTGGTGGTCAACCGGGATCCCAAGTTCACCAACTTCGTTGAG TTCCGGACGCATAAAGTTATATACAGGCGATATGCAGGACTGTTTTTCTCAATGTGTGTGGATATCACTGACAATGAGTTGGCATACTTGGAATGCATCCACTTGTTTGTCGAGATATTAGATCATTTCTTCAGCAATGTGTGTGAACTCGACTTAGTATTTAATTTCCACAAG GTTTATTTGATATTGGATGAGTTTATTCTCGCTGGAGAACTTCAAGAGACAAGCAAAAGG gCAATAATAGAGCGAATGGGTGAGCTTGAGAAGCTGGAATAA